From Medicago truncatula cultivar Jemalong A17 chromosome 7, MtrunA17r5.0-ANR, whole genome shotgun sequence, a single genomic window includes:
- the LOC25499516 gene encoding calcium-dependent protein kinase 2 isoform X2 yields MGNNCVGLRNTSDEIFSTSCCCSWSYPIYQTQISVSPNINASQTVQQSPPHVDIKDLKSIESRVTAKSAGLREESILLSNNGSFKEYYELGDELGEGEFGTTSLCLEKSTGKTYACKVIPKVKLLEDDDVEDVRREIKIMHHLVGSLNVICIKGVYEDSDVVYIVMELCKGGELFDRIVKRGYYAEQKAAKLARTIVSVVETCHSRGVMHCDLKPENFLFVDGHEDSTLKAIDFGLSSFFKPGEKFSDAVGSPYYMAPEVIRECYGPEADVWSAGVIIYFFLCGAPPFDGELEQEIFDKVLHGEIDFSSDPWPSISESAKDLVKKMLDRDPKTRITAHEALS; encoded by the exons ATGGGAAACAACTGTGTTGGACTCAGAAATACCTCCGATGAAATTTTTTCAACATCGTGTTGCTGCTCATGGTCATATCCAATCTACCAAACACAAATTTCAGTTTCACCAAACATAAACGCTTCACAGACGGTTCAACAAAGTCCACCGCATGTCGACATCAAAGATTTGAAGTCAATTGAATCTAGGGTAACAGCAAAAAGTGCAGGTCTTCGAGAAGAATCAATTTTGTTGTCAAACAATGGTTCTTTTAAGGAATACTATGAGTTAGGAGATGAACTTGGAGAAGGGGAATTTGGAACTACTTCACTTTGTTTGGAGAAATCAACCGGGAAAACGTATGCATGCAAGGTAATCCCAAAGGTGAAATTGTTAGAAGATGATGATGTAGAGGATGTGAGGAGGGAAATTAAGATAATGCATCACTTGGTTGGGAGTCTAAATGTGATATGTATAAAAGGAGTTTATGAAGATTCtgatgttgtttatattgtCATGGAATTATGTAAAGGAGGTGAGTTGTTTGATAGGATTGTGAAAAGAGGTTACTACGCCGAACAAAAGGCCGCTAAACTTGCAAGAACTATCGTTAGTGTTGTTGAGACTTGTCACTCACGTGGAGTTATGCATTGTGATCTTAAGCctgaaaattttctttttgttgatggaCATGAAGATTCAACTCTTAAAGCAATTGATTTTGGATTGTCTAGTTTCTTCAAACCAG GAGAAAAATTTAGTGATGCAGTAGGAAGTCCTTATTATATGGCACCTGAGGTTATAAGAGAGTGTTATGGGCCAGAAGCTGATGTGTGGAGTGCGGGTGTGATCATATACTTTTTCTTATGTGGAGCACCTCCATTTGATGGTG AATTGGAGCAAGAGATATTTGATAAGGTTTTACATGGTGAAATTGATTTCTCTTCGGATCCTTGGCCAAGTATTTCTGAAAGTGCCAAAGACTTGGTTAAGAAGATGCTTGATAGAGATCCTAAAACACGAATTACAGCACATGAAGCTCTAA GTTGA
- the LOC25499516 gene encoding calcium-dependent protein kinase 1 isoform X1 has product MGNNCVGLRNTSDEIFSTSCCCSWSYPIYQTQISVSPNINASQTVQQSPPHVDIKDLKSIESRVTAKSAGLREESILLSNNGSFKEYYELGDELGEGEFGTTSLCLEKSTGKTYACKVIPKVKLLEDDDVEDVRREIKIMHHLVGSLNVICIKGVYEDSDVVYIVMELCKGGELFDRIVKRGYYAEQKAAKLARTIVSVVETCHSRGVMHCDLKPENFLFVDGHEDSTLKAIDFGLSSFFKPGEKFSDAVGSPYYMAPEVIRECYGPEADVWSAGVIIYFFLCGAPPFDGELEQEIFDKVLHGEIDFSSDPWPSISESAKDLVKKMLDRDPKTRITAHEALSHPWVQVDEVAPDKPLDSATLSCLKQFSAMIKMEHSLISINMEMATSLKTSFNKFVKSLA; this is encoded by the exons ATGGGAAACAACTGTGTTGGACTCAGAAATACCTCCGATGAAATTTTTTCAACATCGTGTTGCTGCTCATGGTCATATCCAATCTACCAAACACAAATTTCAGTTTCACCAAACATAAACGCTTCACAGACGGTTCAACAAAGTCCACCGCATGTCGACATCAAAGATTTGAAGTCAATTGAATCTAGGGTAACAGCAAAAAGTGCAGGTCTTCGAGAAGAATCAATTTTGTTGTCAAACAATGGTTCTTTTAAGGAATACTATGAGTTAGGAGATGAACTTGGAGAAGGGGAATTTGGAACTACTTCACTTTGTTTGGAGAAATCAACCGGGAAAACGTATGCATGCAAGGTAATCCCAAAGGTGAAATTGTTAGAAGATGATGATGTAGAGGATGTGAGGAGGGAAATTAAGATAATGCATCACTTGGTTGGGAGTCTAAATGTGATATGTATAAAAGGAGTTTATGAAGATTCtgatgttgtttatattgtCATGGAATTATGTAAAGGAGGTGAGTTGTTTGATAGGATTGTGAAAAGAGGTTACTACGCCGAACAAAAGGCCGCTAAACTTGCAAGAACTATCGTTAGTGTTGTTGAGACTTGTCACTCACGTGGAGTTATGCATTGTGATCTTAAGCctgaaaattttctttttgttgatggaCATGAAGATTCAACTCTTAAAGCAATTGATTTTGGATTGTCTAGTTTCTTCAAACCAG GAGAAAAATTTAGTGATGCAGTAGGAAGTCCTTATTATATGGCACCTGAGGTTATAAGAGAGTGTTATGGGCCAGAAGCTGATGTGTGGAGTGCGGGTGTGATCATATACTTTTTCTTATGTGGAGCACCTCCATTTGATGGTG AATTGGAGCAAGAGATATTTGATAAGGTTTTACATGGTGAAATTGATTTCTCTTCGGATCCTTGGCCAAGTATTTCTGAAAGTGCCAAAGACTTGGTTAAGAAGATGCTTGATAGAGATCCTAAAACACGAATTACAGCACATGAAGCTCTAA GTCACCCTTGGGTTCAGGTTGATGAAGTTGCTCCAGACAAGCCTCTTGATTCTGCAACTTTGAGTTGTCTAAAGCAATTTTCTGCTATGATAAAGATGGAGCATTCTCTTATTTCGATCAATATGGAAATGGCTACATCACTCAAGACGAGCTTCAACAAGTTTGTAAAGAGCTTGGCATGA